One window from the genome of Penaeus monodon isolate SGIC_2016 chromosome 4, NSTDA_Pmon_1, whole genome shotgun sequence encodes:
- the LOC119599060 gene encoding cuticle protein 18.6-like — protein sequence MIYQAIVLLVVLAVAQASPDGYGPVYASGPIPYGFNYAVNDAYKGTNFGQTEKSDGNSVWGSYTVALPDGRKQIVDYTADHGRGFVAKVSYSGKAQHPKVSGPAVVFAQNGGGYH from the exons ATGATTTACCAA GCTATCGTTCTCCTTGTTGTGCTGGCCGTCGCACAGGCCTCCCCTGACGGTTATGGACCAGTATATGCTTCG GGACCAATACCATATGGCTTCAACTATGCCGTGAATGACGCTTACAAAGGAACTAACTTCGGCCAGACTGAGAAGTCCGACGGGAACAGCGTGTGGGGATCCTACACCGTCGCCCTTCCCGATGGTCGCAAACAAATC GTTGACTACACAGCTGACCACGGTAGGGGATTCGTGGCCAAGGTCAGCTACTCTGGCAAAGCTCAGCACCCAAAAGTTTCCGGTCCTGCCGTCGTCTTCGCTCAAAATGGAGGCGGATACCATTGA
- the LOC119599068 gene encoding cuticle protein 19-like, with the protein MIYQVCVLLVVLAVSQANPDNYGPIYASVPIPYGFNYAVNDAYKGTNFGQNEKSDGNSVWGSYTVALPDGRKQTVDYTADHGRGFVAKVSYSGKAQHPKVSGPAVVFPQNGGGYH; encoded by the exons ATGATTTACCAA GTTTGCGTCCTTCTGGTTGTGCTGGCGGTCTCACAGGCCAACCCCGACAACTATGGACCAATATATGCTTCT GTACCAATTCCGTACGGCTTCAACTATGCTGTGAACGACGCTTACAAAGGAACCAACTTCGGCCAGAATGAGAAGTCCGACGGGAACAGCGTGTGGGGATCCTACACCGTCgccctccccgacggccgcaaaCAAACA GTCGACTACACCGCTGACCACGGCAGGGGATTCGTGGCTAAGGTCAGCTACTCGGGCAAGGCTCAGCACCCCAAAGTTTCCGGTCCTGCCGTCGTCTTCCCTCAGAACGGAGGCGGATACCACTAA
- the LOC119572616 gene encoding cuticle protein 19-like → MKYLCIQATVILVVLAVAQAFPDNYRPVYASVPIPYGFNYAVNDAYKGTNFGQNEKSDGNSVWGSYTVALPDGRKQTVDYTADHGRGFVAKVSYSGKAQHPKVSGPAVVFPQNGGGYH, encoded by the exons atgaaatatttatgtatacaggcTACTGTCATCCTGGTTGTGTTGGCCGTCGCCCAGGCCTTTCCTGACAATTATCGACCAGTTTATGcctct GTCCCTATACCATATGGCTTCAACTACGCAGTGAACGACGCCTACAAAGGAACTAACTTCGGCCAGAATGAGAAGTCCGACGGGAACAGCGTGTGGGGATCCTACACAGTCGCCCTCCCCGACGGTCGTAAACAAACT GTCGACTACACAGCTGACCACGGCAGGGGATTCGTGGCCAAGGTCAGCTACTCCGGCAAGGCTCAGCACCCCAAAGTTTCCGGTCCTGCCGTCGTCTTCCCTCAGAACGGAGGCGGATACCACTAA
- the LOC119572617 gene encoding cuticle protein 19-like yields the protein MISQATVILVLLAAAHANPDNYGPVYASGPIPYGFNYAVNDAYKGTNFGQTEKSDGNSLWGSYTVALPDGRKQTVDYTANHGRGFVAKVSYSGKTQHPRVSGPAVVFPQNGGGYH from the exons ATGATATCCCAA GCTACTGTAATCCTAGTCCTGTTGGCCGCTGCACATGCAAACCCAGACAATTATGGTCCAGTATATGCCTct GGCCCTATTCCGTACGGTTTCAACTACGCTGTGAACGACGCTTACAAGGGAACCAACTTCGGCCAGACGGAGAAGTCCGACGGAAATAGCCTGTGGGGATCCTACACCGTCgccctccccgacggccgcaaaCAAACA GTTGACTACACTGCAAACCACGGCAGGGGATTCGTGGCCAAGGTCAGCTACTCCGGCAAGACTCAGCACCCCAGAGTTTCCGGTCCTGCCGTCGTCTTCCCACAAAACGGAGGCGGATACCACTAA
- the LOC119572618 gene encoding cuticle protein 7-like: protein MVTTRPTVHCGSHPVEGSDELRVYKQPRRMTMHQSTITSIIRITMFAKVSLMLLSVAVASAMASFLPHAPPPYGAPPHPTYIQKGRPYKFEYGVVDDYVGANYGHDETSDGELVQGSYYVALPDGRFQTVKYQADDAVGYVADVEYKGDAQHPPHYAPSVTFRPAVPPPSPAHAPPPTTTTAPPPPPPTTIPYEAED from the exons ATGGTAACCACGAGGCCAACTGTCCATTGCGGAAGTCATCCAGTAGAAGGGAGTGATGAGCTACGTGTATATAAGCAACCGAGGAGAATGACCATGCATCAGTCTACAATCACTTCCATCATAAGGATCACCATGTTCGCTAAG GTCTCGCTAATGCTGCTCTCTGTCGCCGTGGCATCGGCTATGGCATCCTTCCTACCCCATGCACCTCCTCCCTATGGGGCCCCGCCACATCCCACCTACATCCAG AAGGGTCGTCCTTACAAGTTCGAGTACGGTGTGGTCGACGACTACGTTGGGGCAAACTACGGACACGACGAAACCTCAGACGGCGAGCTGGTGCAGGGCTCCTACTACGTGGCTCTCCCTGACGGCCGCTTCCAAACA GTCAAGTACCAAGCCGACGACGCCGTAGGATACGTAGCCGACGTGGAGTACAAGGGAGACGCCCAGCACCCTCCTCACTACGCCCCATCCGTGACCTTCCGCCCCGCcgtcccgcccccctcccccgcccatgcCCCGCCACCGACCACCACCACTGCCCCCCCTCCGCCGCCCCCTACCACTATCCCTTACGAAGCAGAGGATTAA
- the LOC119572359 gene encoding extensin-like, with translation MKDTVFFAPQIAVVLTVLQFIPAVCTEDEFEYKVLPPVYNIGEPPATPVFYPPPQPLSPSISPEPIQPTPQPPPTPKPTQPTPQPSPTPELTVPTVKTSPTSKPTLPPTNPPATPHPPKTRRRKPHTTPLPTLPPASPKPQHPASVPARKHKPTRKSVVYKPVNNEEPKRYTFKYDVEEEGAQYTHSEASDGNSVSGFFRLRLPNNHHHDFTYVAG, from the exons ATGAAGGATACAGTCTTTTTTGCTCCACAGATAGCTGTTGTGCTGACTGTCCTGCAGTTCATCCCCGCCGTCTGCACTGAAGATGAATTTGAGTACAAAGTTCTGCCTCCTGTGTACAACATAGGCGAACCCCCCGCCACCCCTGTCTTCTAcccaccccctcaaccccttAGCCCCTCCATTTCTCCAGAGCCCATCCAGCCCACACCACAGCCTCctcccacaccaaaacccacccagCCTACACCACAACCTTCCCCCACACCAGAGCTCACAGTGCCTACGGTCAAAACTTCCCCCACATCTAAACCCACACTGCCACCAACCAATCCCCCAgccacccctcacccacccaagACTCGCCGCCGAAAGCCCCACACTACGCCCCTGCCAACCCTTCCCCCAGCGTCACCCAAGCCTCAACACCCCGCCAGCGTCCCCGCCCGCAAGCACAAACCAACGAGAAAGTCGGTGGTCTACAAGCCAGTGAATAATGAG GAGCCCAAGCGCTACACCTTCAAGTACGACGTGGAAGAAGAAGGCGCTCAGTACACCCATTCGGAGGCCTCTGACGGCAATTCTGTCAGCGGCTTCTTCCGACTGCGTCtccccaacaaccaccaccacgaCTTCACCTACGTTGCTGGGTGA
- the LOC119572360 gene encoding cuticle protein 7-like, producing MIAKVCLFTALVGVACALPRALPDEAPPVYVQESAPVYVPEPAPVYAPEPAPVYNSHPSPYKEEPKPYAFDYGVKDDYSGASYGHNENSDGKAVSGSYVVALPDGRIQKVTYVADHYNGYQAQVEYEGKAQYPETKPYQPQPSYQPQPSYQPEPQPAYQPEPAYN from the exons ATGATTGCtaag GTCTGCCTTTTTACCGCCCTCGTGGGTGTTGCGTGCGCGCTACCCCGAGCCCTCCCCGACGAGGCTCCCCCTGTTTACGTGCAGGAGTCGGCGCCTGTTTACGTGCCAGAACCAGCGCCCGTATACGCACCTGAGCCCGCGCCTGTCTACAACAGCCATCCTTCTCCTTACAAAGAG GAGCCCAAACCCTACGCCTTCGACTACGgcgtgaaggacgactactccggcGCCAGCTACGGCCACAACGAGAACTCCGACGGGAAGGCCGTGAGCGGCTCGTACGTGGTGGCCCTGCCCGACGGCCGTATCCAGAAGGTGACCTACGTGGCTGACCACTACAACGGCTACCAGGCCCAGGTTGAGTACGAGGGCAAGGCACAGTACCCCGAGACCAAGCCGTACCAGCCCCAGCCCTCGTACCAGCCCCAGCCCTCATACCAACCCGAGCCTCAGCCCGCTTACCAGCCGGAACCAGCCTACAACTAA